In the Pirellulales bacterium genome, one interval contains:
- a CDS encoding mandelate racemase/muconate lactonizing enzyme family protein, with translation MPRPTDLRLLAATCQTERFAYRTPMKFGGRVVTDAVLAHVRVEVETRDGTRRATGFGSMPMGNVWAWPSAQVAGDATLAAMIELAEQHTQAAAQYRDVGHPLEITHELAESLADRAQDIARRANLAEPMPRLAQLVAASPLEAALHDAYGKALGENAYNLLSADYVSRDLSAWLTPDFAGEYLDRYTLRTPKSRMPLYHLVGALDPLTDADVSQRLADGLPETLPEWIAADGLTHLKIKLNGDDLAWDVARVAAVEQIAAPAQQARGCRQWNYSLDFNERCANVEYVLDFLGRLAEVSPAALARVQYIEQPTHRDLRANPENRMHRAAQIKPVVIDESLVDLESLLLARELGYSGVALKACKGHTEALLMGAAAQKFGMFLCVQDLTCPGASFLHSASLAARIPTVAAIEGNGRQYCPAGNRGWEERFPSMFHITEGTVGTAALVGPGLGY, from the coding sequence GTGCCGCGACCGACCGATCTCCGCCTGCTGGCCGCCACCTGCCAGACCGAACGCTTTGCCTACCGCACGCCGATGAAATTCGGCGGCCGCGTCGTCACCGACGCGGTGCTGGCCCACGTTCGCGTCGAAGTCGAAACCAGGGATGGGACGCGCCGCGCCACCGGGTTCGGCTCGATGCCCATGGGCAACGTCTGGGCCTGGCCGAGCGCGCAGGTTGCCGGCGACGCGACGCTCGCCGCCATGATCGAGCTGGCCGAGCAGCACACGCAGGCCGCGGCGCAGTATCGCGACGTGGGGCACCCGCTCGAAATCACCCACGAGCTGGCCGAATCGCTGGCCGATCGGGCACAGGACATCGCGCGCCGTGCGAACCTCGCAGAACCGATGCCGCGGCTGGCGCAGCTCGTCGCGGCTAGTCCGCTCGAAGCGGCCCTCCACGACGCCTACGGCAAGGCGCTGGGAGAGAACGCCTACAACCTGCTCTCGGCCGACTATGTCAGCCGCGACCTGTCAGCCTGGCTCACGCCGGACTTTGCGGGCGAATATCTCGATCGCTATACGCTCCGCACGCCGAAGTCGCGAATGCCGCTGTACCATCTCGTGGGGGCGCTCGATCCCTTGACCGACGCCGACGTTTCGCAGCGTCTGGCCGATGGGCTGCCCGAGACCCTACCCGAGTGGATAGCGGCCGATGGCCTCACGCACCTCAAGATCAAGCTGAATGGCGATGACCTCGCCTGGGACGTGGCGCGCGTGGCGGCGGTCGAACAGATTGCTGCGCCGGCACAACAAGCGCGCGGCTGTCGCCAGTGGAACTACTCGCTCGATTTCAACGAGCGCTGCGCCAACGTCGAGTACGTCCTCGATTTTCTCGGGCGTCTGGCCGAAGTCTCGCCTGCCGCGCTGGCCCGCGTGCAATACATTGAACAGCCGACGCATCGCGACCTGCGAGCGAATCCCGAGAATCGCATGCACCGCGCCGCGCAGATTAAGCCGGTAGTGATCGACGAGTCGCTCGTCGATCTTGAAAGCCTGCTCCTCGCGCGGGAACTGGGCTACAGCGGCGTGGCCCTCAAGGCCTGCAAGGGGCACACCGAGGCCCTGCTGATGGGCGCCGCGGCACAGAAGTTCGGTATGTTCCTCTGCGTGCAGGATCTGACCTGCCCCGGGGCGTCGTTTTTGCACTCGGCAAGTCTTGCCGCGCGGATTCCCACGGTCGCCGCCATCGAGGGGAACGGTCGCCAGTATTGCCCGGCGGGCAATCGCGGCTGGGAAGAGCGCTTCCCCTCAATGTTCCACATCACCGAGGGAACGGTGGGCACGGCGGCGCTCGTCGGCCCGGGGTTGGGCTACTAA
- a CDS encoding response regulator transcription factor, whose amino-acid sequence MSIKLLIADDHEVVRTGIVSLVRGTEIEVVGQAASGHEAVALVAQTQPDVVMLDVRMSDGDGLAALARLKQDRPELPVLILSTYDNPTYVARAVALGASGYILKGANREELLAAIRTAAVGESVWSREDLRRVTGALAAPRLGDDMEVPLTKRESEVLRQMALGLTNKEIAQTLGISYETVKEHVQHILRKIGVSDRTQAAVWAVRRGLV is encoded by the coding sequence ATGAGCATTAAGTTGTTGATCGCGGACGATCACGAGGTCGTCCGCACCGGAATTGTCAGCCTTGTCCGTGGCACGGAGATCGAAGTCGTGGGCCAGGCCGCCAGCGGCCATGAAGCCGTGGCCCTGGTCGCGCAGACGCAACCCGACGTCGTCATGCTCGACGTGCGCATGTCCGACGGCGACGGTCTGGCGGCGCTCGCGCGGCTGAAGCAAGACCGCCCCGAGCTGCCCGTTCTGATCCTCTCGACCTACGACAACCCGACCTACGTCGCCCGGGCCGTGGCCCTGGGCGCGAGTGGCTATATTCTCAAGGGGGCCAACCGCGAGGAACTGCTCGCCGCGATCCGCACGGCGGCCGTGGGCGAATCGGTCTGGTCGCGCGAGGATCTGCGCCGTGTCACCGGGGCCCTCGCGGCGCCGCGACTCGGCGACGATATGGAAGTCCCCCTCACCAAACGCGAGTCGGAAGTGCTGCGGCAGATGGCGCTCGGACTGACGAACAAGGAGATTGCACAGACGCTGGGGATCAGCTACGAAACGGTCAAGGAGCACGTGCAGCACATTCTGCGCAAGATCGGCGTCTCCGATCGCACGCAGGCTGCCGTCTGGGCGGTGCGGCGCGGTCTTGTCTGA
- a CDS encoding methyltransferase domain-containing protein, giving the protein MPPVTVPPLDPWYLEHLVCPVDRAPLRYEGGRLVSERGREYGICDGVPVMLVPEVQRTHWVFTYSLYAADNVHCPIHQVRLEKHPDRLICHEGHEYKIDNGRPLELIPEMPRSPWAFGYEDELREFETSTDPARVDPFVKRVIHASGGRLWAKRVGNLHGYPIPEIPLSAGEGRKFLELGCNWGRWCVAAARRGYDVVGIDPSIQGIQAAQRVTRQLGVKARFLVADSRYLPFADDSFDVVFSYSVLQSMAKENVGETMQGVRRILTPGGYSKIQMANAWGPLQLFNRWRYRHRPDDPTAFLARWWTVAELQEQFGAWVGPSEVSIDGFLSLNPQAAEAHLLPWHYRPIVYASDALRAVSRVVPPLKYVADSVYVTSTKRR; this is encoded by the coding sequence ATGCCTCCCGTCACTGTTCCACCGCTCGATCCCTGGTATCTCGAGCACCTGGTCTGCCCGGTCGATCGGGCGCCGCTGCGCTACGAAGGGGGGCGGCTCGTTTCGGAACGCGGTCGCGAGTATGGCATTTGCGACGGAGTGCCGGTGATGCTCGTGCCCGAGGTCCAGCGCACGCATTGGGTCTTCACCTATTCGCTTTATGCGGCCGACAACGTTCACTGTCCGATCCACCAGGTGCGGCTCGAAAAGCATCCCGATCGGCTGATCTGCCACGAGGGACACGAGTACAAGATCGACAACGGCCGGCCGCTCGAATTGATTCCCGAGATGCCCCGCTCCCCCTGGGCGTTTGGATACGAGGACGAACTGCGCGAGTTCGAGACCTCGACCGATCCCGCGCGGGTCGATCCGTTCGTCAAGCGCGTCATTCACGCCAGCGGCGGCCGCTTGTGGGCGAAGCGGGTGGGCAATCTCCACGGCTATCCGATTCCCGAGATTCCTCTGTCCGCCGGCGAGGGGCGCAAGTTTCTCGAACTGGGGTGCAACTGGGGCCGCTGGTGCGTGGCGGCCGCGCGGCGCGGATACGACGTCGTCGGAATCGACCCATCGATTCAAGGCATCCAAGCGGCGCAGCGCGTGACGCGACAGTTGGGCGTGAAGGCCCGCTTTCTCGTGGCCGACTCGCGCTATCTTCCCTTTGCCGACGATTCGTTCGATGTCGTCTTCTCGTACAGCGTGCTGCAAAGCATGGCCAAGGAGAATGTGGGCGAGACGATGCAGGGGGTCAGGCGGATCCTCACGCCTGGTGGCTACAGCAAGATCCAGATGGCGAATGCCTGGGGACCGCTGCAGTTGTTCAATCGCTGGCGCTATCGCCACCGGCCCGACGATCCCACGGCCTTTCTCGCGCGGTGGTGGACGGTGGCCGAGTTGCAGGAGCAGTTCGGCGCTTGGGTCGGCCCGAGCGAGGTCTCGATCGACGGCTTCTTGAGCCTCAACCCCCAGGCGGCCGAGGCGCACCTGTTACCCTGGCACTATCGGCCGATCGTCTATGCGTCGGATGCGCTCCGCGCGGTGTCGCGCGTCGTGCCCCCCCTCAAATATGTCGCCGACAGTGTTTACGTCACCTCGACGAAGCGTCGTTAG
- a CDS encoding PAS domain S-box protein, which produces MNERRMMLCGGRTRAIGARERRSSSVVQSNRLLPCYMPPVSPQSQLVTNRESLERELSELRARVAALETLLSEFPGPSISPPPIVAHQISERRQRRYNTVLVELATSPRLSGPLDDVLRFLGEVAARTLEVARVNIWLYNADRTKIHCIEHFDAELGQHTSGAELAAEMFPNYFRAIELERTIAADDAVTDARTNELAAPYLVPEGIASLIDAPVRSGGRMIGIMCSEHLGPARHWSNEEQQFAGTLADFVSLALAASERQQAEEAVRDREERLRHVLENMPVMLQAFDEQGHTIFWNRECEKVTGYSAEEIIGNPHADEWLYPDAEYRQCMFAEWRAKGDFRDWEWTITCRDGSRRSILRSNISHSVPVPGWATWGIDVDISSRKQAEDSLRRAHDELEERVIERTAALSAANTQLQQEVAERARVAEELRRQMYISRSVLDSISDGVVVVDGEGEFIAFNPAAERILHREWAQLPPTNWSEYYALYLPDRVTPYPADELPLMRAVRGEVVDNAEIFVRPQDHPDGLWIAVSARRLTEFPGAVAIFHDITERKRAIEANEAERVRMRQMLLAHERYTRLIAYEIHDGLVQDVTGALMHLEAIRQKQPPTAGAVADEFDLCLRLLRDSIDEARRLISGLRPPIIDEQGLVAALQYLVSEAMSRSNIDIAFDCNTEFDKLETLLETTLFRVAQEALTNVRRHSHARRALVRLVKAGDRVQLEVRDWGVGFDPARISDHRFGIYGIKERARILRGEARIESAPGEGTRVFVDLPIAHAAHLTQPRSLA; this is translated from the coding sequence ATGAATGAACGCCGCATGATGCTCTGCGGCGGCCGCACCCGCGCGATTGGCGCGAGGGAGCGGCGATCGAGTTCCGTGGTTCAGTCGAATCGGCTGCTGCCTTGCTACATGCCACCTGTTTCGCCCCAGTCCCAATTGGTCACTAACCGCGAATCGCTCGAGCGCGAATTGTCGGAACTCCGAGCGCGCGTCGCCGCGCTCGAGACCCTACTTTCGGAATTTCCAGGTCCGAGCATCTCGCCGCCGCCGATCGTCGCGCACCAGATTAGCGAACGTCGACAACGGCGGTACAACACGGTTCTCGTCGAGCTCGCCACGAGCCCCCGGCTCTCCGGTCCGCTCGACGACGTGCTGAGGTTTCTGGGTGAGGTGGCGGCCCGCACGCTCGAAGTCGCGCGTGTCAACATCTGGCTCTACAATGCCGACCGCACGAAGATTCACTGCATCGAGCATTTCGATGCGGAGCTCGGCCAGCACACCAGCGGCGCCGAGCTGGCCGCCGAGATGTTTCCCAATTATTTCCGCGCCATCGAGCTGGAACGCACGATCGCCGCGGACGACGCCGTCACCGACGCCCGCACAAACGAGTTGGCCGCACCCTACCTGGTGCCCGAGGGGATCGCGTCGCTCATCGATGCGCCGGTCCGCAGCGGCGGGCGCATGATCGGCATCATGTGCTCCGAGCACCTTGGTCCGGCCCGGCACTGGTCGAACGAAGAACAGCAATTCGCCGGCACGCTGGCCGACTTCGTGTCGCTGGCCCTGGCCGCCTCGGAACGCCAGCAGGCCGAAGAGGCGGTGCGCGATCGTGAAGAGCGCCTGCGCCACGTGCTCGAAAATATGCCGGTGATGCTGCAGGCCTTCGACGAGCAGGGGCACACGATCTTCTGGAACCGCGAGTGCGAGAAGGTCACCGGCTATTCGGCCGAGGAGATCATCGGCAACCCGCACGCCGACGAATGGCTCTACCCCGACGCCGAATACCGGCAGTGCATGTTTGCCGAGTGGCGTGCGAAGGGAGACTTCCGCGATTGGGAATGGACGATCACCTGCCGCGACGGCAGCAGGCGGTCGATTCTGCGCTCGAACATTTCGCACAGCGTGCCGGTGCCGGGCTGGGCGACGTGGGGTATCGACGTCGACATCAGCAGTCGCAAGCAGGCCGAAGACTCGCTGCGGCGCGCTCACGATGAGCTCGAGGAGCGGGTCATCGAGCGCACCGCCGCCCTGTCGGCCGCCAACACGCAATTGCAGCAGGAAGTGGCCGAGCGCGCACGCGTGGCCGAAGAGCTGCGCCGGCAGATGTACATTTCGCGTTCGGTGCTCGACAGCATCAGCGACGGCGTGGTCGTGGTCGACGGCGAGGGGGAGTTCATCGCCTTCAACCCGGCGGCCGAACGCATTCTGCATCGCGAGTGGGCGCAGTTGCCTCCGACGAACTGGTCGGAGTATTACGCGCTGTACCTGCCCGATCGCGTCACGCCCTACCCGGCCGACGAACTGCCCCTGATGCGCGCGGTGCGCGGCGAGGTGGTCGACAACGCCGAGATCTTCGTGCGACCGCAGGATCACCCCGACGGGCTCTGGATCGCGGTCAGCGCGCGGCGTCTGACGGAGTTTCCCGGCGCCGTGGCCATCTTTCACGACATCACCGAGCGCAAGCGGGCGATCGAGGCGAACGAGGCCGAACGGGTCCGCATGCGCCAGATGCTGCTCGCGCACGAACGTTACACTCGGCTCATCGCCTACGAGATCCACGATGGACTCGTGCAGGACGTGACGGGGGCCTTGATGCACCTCGAGGCCATTCGCCAGAAACAGCCTCCCACGGCGGGGGCGGTGGCCGACGAGTTCGATCTCTGCCTGCGGCTGCTGCGCGACTCGATCGACGAGGCCCGGCGCCTGATCAGCGGCCTTCGCCCGCCGATCATCGACGAGCAGGGGCTCGTCGCGGCGCTGCAATACCTGGTGAGCGAGGCCATGTCCCGCTCGAACATCGACATTGCCTTCGATTGCAACACGGAATTCGACAAGCTCGAAACGCTGCTCGAGACCACCTTGTTCCGTGTCGCGCAAGAGGCACTCACGAACGTGCGGCGCCACAGCCACGCGCGGCGGGCGCTGGTGCGTCTCGTCAAAGCCGGCGATCGCGTACAGCTCGAGGTCCGCGATTGGGGCGTCGGCTTCGATCCCGCACGCATCAGCGATCATCGTTTTGGCATCTACGGAATTAAGGAGAGGGCGCGGATCTTACGGGGCGAGGCGCGCATCGAAAGCGCGCCGGGCGAGGGTACGCGAGTTTTTGTCGATCTGCCGATCGCGCACGCTGCCCATCTAACGCAACCCCGGAGCCTTGCATGA